In Agromyces sp. SYSU T00194, a genomic segment contains:
- the serA gene encoding phosphoglycerate dehydrogenase → MSQPVVLIAEELSPATVDALGPDFEIRSVDGTDRPALLAALADANAILVRSATKVDAEAIAAAPNLKVVARAGVGLDNVDIKAATTAGVMVVNAPTSNIISAAELTVGHILSLARHIPAAHAALADGQWKRSAYSGTELYEKTVGIIGLGRIGALITARLQAFGVEVIAYDPYITAARAQQLGVQTVSLEELLERSDFITIHMPKTPETTGMIGTEQLALMKPTAYIVNVARGGLIDEQALHDALVDGTIAGAGLDVFVSEPPRESPLLALPNVVVTPHLGASTGEAQEKAGVSVAKSVRLALAGELVPDAVNVAGGVIDPYVRPGIPLVEKLGQIFSGLATGSLTAVDVEVRGELVDYDVSVLKLAALKGIFTNVVSETVSYVNAPLLAEQRGIAVRLITEADSPEYRNVITIRGALADGTQVSVSGTLTGTKQIEKIVGINGYEVEVPLAENLIVMLYTDRPGIVAVYGREFGESGINIAGMQIARHEAGGQALSVLTVDSPVPAEVIDRVRTAIDADALVAIEITE, encoded by the coding sequence GTGTCACAACCGGTCGTCCTGATCGCCGAAGAACTCTCGCCCGCCACCGTCGACGCCCTGGGGCCCGACTTCGAGATCCGGTCCGTGGACGGCACCGACCGCCCCGCGCTGCTCGCCGCGCTCGCCGACGCGAACGCCATCCTCGTGCGCTCGGCCACGAAGGTCGACGCGGAGGCCATCGCGGCCGCACCGAACCTCAAGGTCGTCGCTCGCGCGGGCGTGGGCCTCGACAACGTCGACATCAAGGCCGCGACGACCGCGGGCGTGATGGTCGTGAACGCGCCGACGTCGAACATCATCTCGGCCGCCGAGCTCACGGTCGGCCACATCCTGAGCCTGGCCCGGCACATCCCCGCCGCGCACGCGGCGCTCGCCGACGGCCAGTGGAAGCGCTCGGCGTACTCGGGCACCGAGCTCTACGAGAAGACGGTCGGCATCATCGGCCTGGGCCGCATCGGCGCGCTGATCACGGCACGCCTGCAGGCGTTCGGCGTCGAGGTCATCGCGTACGACCCGTACATCACGGCGGCGCGCGCGCAGCAGCTCGGCGTGCAGACCGTGTCGCTCGAGGAACTGCTCGAGCGCAGCGACTTCATCACCATCCACATGCCGAAGACGCCCGAGACCACGGGCATGATCGGCACCGAGCAGCTCGCCCTCATGAAGCCGACGGCGTACATCGTGAACGTCGCCCGCGGCGGCCTCATCGACGAGCAGGCGCTGCACGACGCCCTCGTCGACGGCACCATCGCGGGTGCCGGCCTCGACGTGTTCGTCAGCGAGCCGCCGCGCGAGTCGCCGCTGCTCGCGCTGCCGAACGTGGTGGTCACGCCGCACCTCGGTGCGTCGACCGGTGAGGCCCAGGAGAAGGCCGGCGTCTCCGTCGCCAAGTCGGTGCGCCTCGCGCTCGCGGGCGAGCTCGTCCCCGACGCGGTGAACGTCGCCGGCGGCGTCATCGACCCGTACGTGCGCCCGGGCATCCCGCTCGTCGAGAAGCTCGGCCAGATCTTCTCGGGGCTCGCGACCGGGTCGCTCACCGCGGTCGACGTCGAGGTGCGCGGCGAGCTGGTGGACTACGACGTGAGCGTGCTGAAGCTCGCCGCGCTCAAGGGCATCTTCACGAACGTGGTCAGCGAGACGGTGTCGTACGTGAACGCGCCGCTGCTCGCCGAGCAGCGCGGCATCGCGGTGCGCCTCATCACTGAGGCCGACAGCCCGGAGTACCGCAACGTCATCACGATCCGCGGCGCGCTGGCCGACGGCACCCAGGTCTCGGTGTCCGGCACCCTGACGGGCACGAAGCAGATCGAGAAGATCGTCGGCATCAACGGCTACGAAGTCGAGGTGCCGCTCGCGGAGAACCTGATCGTGATGCTCTACACCGATCGTCCGGGCATCGTCGCGGTGTACGGCCGCGAGTTCGGCGAGTCGGGCATCAACATCGCGGGCATGCAGATCGCGCGTCACGAGGCGGGTGGCCAGGCGCTGAGCGTCCTGACCGTCGACTCGCCGGTGCCCGCCGAGGTCATCGACCGGGTGCGCACCGCGATCGACGCCGACGCGCTCGTCGCCATCGAGATCACCGAGTAG
- a CDS encoding fumarylacetoacetate hydrolase family protein, with product MKIARFSHGGAITFGIVDEEERELVVLKGDPMFAGYDPTGERVPLGEVALLAPVIPRSKVVAVGRNYHEHAAEFGNEAPSEPLLFFKPNTSVIGPGDAIVLPPQSERVDFEGELAVVIGRIARNVAAEDADDVIFGYTVANDVTARDLQKTDGQWARAKGFDTFCPVGPVIETEFDVAAGEIETLVNGERKQHGTFDLMVHSIADVIAYASAAFTLLPGDLVLTGTPAGVGPIVDGDRVEVKVPGIGTLGNPVRSAG from the coding sequence GTGAAGATCGCGCGTTTCAGCCACGGTGGAGCCATCACCTTCGGGATCGTCGACGAGGAGGAGCGCGAGCTCGTGGTCCTCAAGGGCGACCCGATGTTCGCCGGGTACGACCCGACCGGCGAGCGTGTGCCGCTCGGCGAGGTGGCGCTGCTGGCGCCCGTGATCCCGCGGTCGAAGGTCGTCGCCGTGGGCCGCAACTACCACGAGCACGCGGCCGAGTTCGGCAACGAGGCGCCGAGCGAACCCCTGCTGTTCTTCAAGCCGAACACGTCGGTGATCGGCCCTGGCGACGCGATCGTGCTGCCGCCGCAGAGCGAGCGCGTCGACTTCGAGGGCGAGCTCGCGGTGGTGATCGGGCGCATCGCCCGGAACGTGGCCGCCGAGGACGCGGACGACGTGATCTTCGGCTACACGGTCGCGAACGACGTGACCGCCCGCGACCTGCAGAAGACCGACGGGCAGTGGGCCCGCGCGAAGGGCTTCGACACGTTCTGCCCGGTCGGGCCGGTCATCGAGACCGAGTTCGACGTGGCCGCCGGCGAGATCGAGACGCTCGTGAACGGCGAGCGGAAGCAGCACGGCACGTTCGACCTGATGGTGCACTCCATCGCCGACGTGATCGCCTACGCGTCGGCCGCGTTCACGCTGCTGCCCGGCGACCTCGTGCTCACGGGCACGCCCGCCGGCGTCGGCCCGATCGTCGACGGCGATCGCGTCGAGGTGAAGGTGCCGGGCATCGGCACGCTCGGCAACCCGGTCCGCAGCGCGGGCTGA
- a CDS encoding antibiotic biosynthesis monooxygenase family protein, whose product MFLEHAVLSVVAGREAAFEAAFAEASGIISSMPGFVDLRLSRSIETPNAYLLLVHWESVEAHEVGFRGSPEYARWRELLHGFYDPFPTVEHFVEVHRA is encoded by the coding sequence ATGTTCCTGGAGCACGCCGTCCTCTCCGTCGTCGCCGGTCGGGAGGCCGCGTTCGAGGCGGCGTTCGCCGAGGCATCCGGCATCATCTCGTCGATGCCCGGATTCGTCGACCTGCGCCTGTCGCGCTCGATCGAGACGCCGAACGCGTACCTGCTGCTCGTGCACTGGGAGTCGGTCGAGGCGCATGAGGTCGGCTTCCGTGGGTCGCCCGAGTACGCGCGCTGGCGTGAACTGCTGCACGGGTTCTACGACCCGTTCCCCACGGTCGAGCACTTCGTCGAGGTGCACCGGGCCTGA
- a CDS encoding DUF6458 family protein has product MSIGLGIVLFAIGAILAFALNVAVDWINLGMVGIILMVAGAVVVIIGIILMARRRTASSTSSTSVDPATGNKVTRTEHTAPGPDEV; this is encoded by the coding sequence ATGAGCATCGGACTCGGAATCGTCCTGTTCGCCATCGGGGCCATCCTGGCCTTCGCGCTGAACGTCGCCGTCGACTGGATCAACCTCGGCATGGTCGGGATCATCCTCATGGTCGCCGGCGCCGTCGTCGTGATCATCGGCATCATCCTGATGGCGCGCCGGCGCACCGCGTCGTCGACCTCCAGCACCTCGGTCGACCCCGCGACGGGCAACAAGGTGACTCGGACGGAGCACACGGCTCCCGGACCCGACGAGGTCTGA
- a CDS encoding 3-isopropylmalate dehydrogenase gives MPRTVRLAVIPGDGIGPEVVEQALRALDAATAAEDIEIARTEFSLGAARYLETGDVLTDEDLTAIAGHDAILLGAVGGTPGDPRLAGANIERGLLLRLRFSLDHYVNLRPSVLYPGVASPLADPGDVDFVVVREGTEGPYVGNGGAIRVGTPAEVANEVSVNTAYGVERVVRHAFQVASARTRKRLTFVHKTNVLVFAGSLWKRTVDRVAEEFPEIAVDYLHVDAATIFLVTDPARFDVIVTDNLFGDILTDLAAAISGGIGLAASGNINPDGRYPSMFEPVHGSAPDIAGKGIADPTAAILSVALLLDHLGLPDAAGRVQRAVAADIADRTGASRSTSEVGDAILGRIGAH, from the coding sequence ATGCCCCGCACCGTCAGGCTCGCCGTCATCCCGGGCGATGGAATCGGCCCCGAAGTCGTCGAGCAGGCGCTGCGCGCGCTGGACGCCGCGACCGCCGCCGAGGACATCGAGATCGCACGCACCGAGTTCTCCCTCGGCGCCGCCCGATACCTCGAGACCGGCGACGTCCTCACCGACGAGGACCTCACCGCGATCGCCGGCCACGACGCCATCCTGCTGGGCGCCGTCGGCGGCACCCCGGGCGACCCGCGCCTGGCCGGCGCGAACATCGAGCGCGGCCTCCTGCTGCGCCTGCGCTTCTCGCTCGACCACTACGTGAACCTGCGCCCGTCGGTGCTCTACCCGGGCGTGGCGAGCCCGCTCGCCGACCCGGGCGACGTCGACTTCGTCGTCGTGCGCGAGGGCACGGAGGGGCCGTACGTCGGTAACGGCGGCGCGATCCGCGTCGGCACGCCCGCCGAGGTCGCCAACGAGGTGTCGGTGAACACCGCCTACGGCGTCGAGCGCGTCGTGCGGCACGCCTTCCAGGTGGCATCCGCCCGCACTCGCAAGCGGCTCACCTTCGTGCACAAGACCAACGTGCTGGTCTTCGCCGGCTCGCTCTGGAAGCGCACCGTCGACCGCGTGGCCGAGGAGTTCCCCGAGATCGCCGTGGACTACCTGCACGTCGACGCGGCGACGATCTTCCTGGTCACGGATCCTGCTAGATTCGACGTCATCGTCACGGACAACCTCTTCGGCGACATCCTCACGGATCTCGCCGCCGCGATCAGCGGCGGCATCGGCCTCGCCGCCTCGGGCAACATCAACCCCGACGGGCGGTATCCCAGCATGTTCGAGCCGGTGCACGGTTCGGCTCCGGACATCGCCGGGAAGGGCATCGCCGACCCGACCGCCGCCATCCTCTCCGTGGCCCTCCTGCTCGATCACCTCGGTCTGCCGGACGCCGCGGGTCGCGTGCAGCGGGCGGTCGCCGCCGATATCGCCGATCGCACCGGGGCGTCGCGCTCCACCTCCGAGGTGGGGGATGCCATCCTCGGTCGAATCGGCGCACACTAG
- a CDS encoding phosphopantetheine-binding protein translates to MNATDARTAVLAAIDEVAPDVDTEAIDPGSRLRQDLELDSLDFLRLLELLTESTGVDTREEDYPDLVTVQQLIDHVAARG, encoded by the coding sequence GTGAACGCAACCGACGCACGCACCGCCGTGCTGGCCGCCATCGACGAGGTCGCGCCCGACGTCGACACCGAGGCGATCGACCCCGGGTCGCGCCTGCGGCAGGACCTCGAGCTCGACTCCCTCGACTTCCTGCGACTGCTCGAGCTGCTCACCGAGTCGACCGGGGTCGACACGCGGGAGGAGGACTACCCGGACCTCGTGACGGTGCAGCAGCTCATCGACCACGTCGCCGCACGCGGCTGA
- the gltX gene encoding glutamate--tRNA ligase: MSDTSHPFSTATGSDVRVRFCPSPTGTPHVGLVRTALFNWAYARHTGGTFVFRIEDTDAARDSEESYGQLIDALTWLGLDWDEGVETGGPHGPYRQSQRGEVYREIVDRLLASGHLYESYSNAEEIDARNAANGRPKQLGYDNFDRDLTDDQRAAFRAEGRSPALRLRVPDADLSFTDLVRGDISFPAGSTIDFVVVRPNGAPLYTLVNPIDDALMGITHVLRGEDLLSSTPRQIALYHALIDIGVTSFVPQFGHLPYVMGDGNKKLSKRDPESNLFHHRDRGFIPEGLVNYLALLGWGFSADRDVFSRAELVEAFDVHDVNPSPARFDLKKAEAINGDHLRALPVADFAARTVPYLQAAGLVETPITPAQEAVLAEAAPLVQERIGLLGEAPGMLGFLFTDAAGLAYDADALGGLKDDAPATLAAAREALVRIPAADWTHDQIEQALRGALVEGLGLKPRLAFGAVRTAISGRRVSPPLFESMQILGRDDSLARIERLRAQLAG, translated from the coding sequence ATGAGCGACACCTCCCACCCCTTCTCGACCGCCACCGGCTCCGACGTGCGCGTGCGGTTCTGCCCCTCGCCGACCGGCACGCCCCACGTGGGCCTCGTGCGCACCGCGCTGTTCAACTGGGCGTACGCGCGCCACACCGGCGGCACCTTCGTGTTCCGCATCGAGGACACCGACGCCGCCCGCGACAGCGAGGAGAGCTACGGCCAGCTCATCGACGCGCTGACCTGGCTCGGCCTCGACTGGGACGAGGGCGTCGAGACCGGCGGCCCGCACGGCCCGTACCGCCAGTCGCAGCGCGGGGAGGTCTACCGCGAGATCGTCGACCGCCTGCTCGCTTCCGGTCACCTCTACGAGAGCTACTCGAACGCCGAGGAGATCGACGCGCGCAACGCGGCCAACGGTCGCCCGAAGCAGCTCGGATACGACAACTTCGACCGCGACCTCACCGACGACCAGCGCGCCGCCTTCCGCGCCGAGGGCCGCTCGCCCGCGCTGCGCCTGCGCGTGCCCGACGCCGACCTGTCGTTCACCGACCTCGTGCGCGGCGACATCTCGTTCCCCGCCGGCTCGACCATCGACTTCGTGGTCGTGCGCCCCAACGGCGCGCCGCTGTACACGCTCGTGAACCCCATCGACGACGCCCTCATGGGCATCACGCACGTGCTGCGCGGCGAGGACCTGCTCTCCTCGACGCCCCGCCAGATCGCGCTGTACCACGCGCTCATCGACATCGGCGTGACCTCGTTCGTGCCCCAGTTCGGCCACCTGCCCTACGTCATGGGCGACGGCAACAAGAAGCTCTCCAAGCGCGACCCCGAGTCGAACCTGTTCCACCACCGCGACCGCGGGTTCATTCCCGAGGGTCTCGTGAACTACCTGGCGCTGCTCGGCTGGGGCTTCTCGGCCGATCGCGACGTGTTCAGCCGCGCCGAGCTGGTCGAGGCGTTCGACGTGCACGACGTGAACCCGAGCCCCGCGCGCTTCGACCTGAAGAAGGCCGAGGCGATCAATGGCGACCACCTGCGCGCCCTGCCCGTGGCCGACTTCGCCGCGCGCACCGTGCCATACCTGCAGGCCGCGGGCCTCGTGGAGACCCCGATCACGCCCGCGCAGGAGGCGGTGCTCGCCGAGGCCGCGCCCCTCGTGCAGGAGCGCATCGGGCTCTTGGGCGAGGCGCCGGGCATGCTGGGCTTCCTGTTCACGGATGCCGCGGGGCTGGCGTACGACGCCGACGCGCTCGGTGGCCTGAAGGACGACGCACCGGCGACGCTGGCGGCGGCGCGGGAGGCGCTCGTGCGCATTCCCGCGGCCGACTGGACGCACGACCAGATCGAGCAGGCGCTGCGCGGCGCCCTGGTCGAGGGACTGGGCCTGAAGCCCCGCCTCGCGTTCGGCGCGGTGCGCACCGCGATCTCGGGCCGGCGGGTGTCACCGCCGCTGTTCGAGTCGATGCAGATCCTCGGCCGCGACGACTCGCTCGCGCGCATCGAGCGGCTGCGGGCGCAGCTCGCCGGGTGA
- a CDS encoding MFS transporter: protein MTGAMTGAIAVVRTGRGEHGADAPREAHGIGPTRGRARRWAALVVLMLPVLLVSIDNTVLGFALPQISAALAPTAAGQLWIIDAYPLVLAGLLVAMGGIGDRVGRRRLLLIGSTGFALVSVVAAFAPTAEALIAARAALGFFGAMLMPSTLSLLRSTFTVREERRLAIAIWASGFAAGAALGPIVGGLLVEHFWWGSVFLIAIPVLVPLLVLAPILIDESRDPTPGPVDLLAIVLSLAAMLPVVAGIKLLATDGPGPLAFALLAVGVAAGAWFVRRMLAARDPMLDVRLFRRGAFGGAVVVNLLSVIALVGFLYFVSQQLQLVIGLEPVAAALVLVPGLAAMIVAGLVVVPIARRVRPRIVVPAGLALSATGYLVVALTAETRSVPAIMIAFVLLGVGIGAAETVSNELILSTAPADRAGAASAVSETAYELGAVLGTAVLGSILTAHYRQVLVALPGLDPSAAGAARETLAGAMGEAERAGGEVGAALAASAAHAFESGIAVTASIGVALMLAALLVAATTLRDTDG, encoded by the coding sequence ATGACGGGGGCGATGACCGGGGCGATCGCCGTGGTGCGCACGGGGCGCGGCGAACACGGGGCGGATGCGCCGCGCGAGGCGCACGGGATCGGGCCGACGCGCGGCCGGGCACGGCGCTGGGCCGCGCTGGTCGTGCTCATGCTGCCCGTGCTGCTCGTGTCGATCGACAACACGGTGCTGGGATTCGCGCTGCCGCAGATCTCGGCCGCGCTCGCACCGACCGCGGCCGGTCAGCTCTGGATCATCGACGCCTACCCGCTGGTGCTCGCGGGGCTCCTGGTCGCCATGGGCGGCATCGGCGACCGCGTCGGCCGCCGTCGGCTGCTGCTCATCGGCTCGACCGGGTTCGCGCTCGTCTCCGTCGTCGCGGCGTTCGCGCCGACGGCCGAGGCGCTCATCGCCGCGCGCGCGGCCCTCGGCTTCTTCGGCGCCATGCTCATGCCGTCGACCCTCAGCCTGCTGCGCTCGACGTTCACCGTGCGCGAGGAGCGCCGCCTCGCGATCGCGATCTGGGCCTCGGGGTTCGCCGCCGGCGCCGCGCTCGGCCCGATCGTGGGCGGGCTCCTGGTCGAGCACTTCTGGTGGGGCTCGGTGTTCCTCATCGCGATCCCGGTGCTCGTGCCGCTGCTGGTGCTCGCGCCGATCCTGATCGACGAGAGCCGCGACCCGACGCCCGGCCCGGTCGACCTGCTCGCGATCGTGCTCTCGCTCGCGGCGATGCTGCCGGTCGTGGCGGGCATCAAGCTGCTCGCGACCGACGGCCCCGGCCCGCTCGCGTTCGCGCTGCTCGCCGTCGGCGTCGCGGCCGGCGCCTGGTTCGTGCGCCGCATGCTCGCGGCGCGCGACCCCATGCTCGACGTGCGCCTGTTCCGTCGTGGCGCGTTCGGCGGCGCCGTGGTGGTGAACCTGCTGAGCGTGATCGCGCTCGTCGGGTTCCTCTACTTCGTGTCGCAGCAGTTGCAGCTCGTGATCGGCCTCGAGCCGGTCGCGGCGGCCCTCGTGCTCGTGCCGGGCCTCGCGGCGATGATCGTCGCGGGCCTGGTCGTCGTGCCGATCGCGCGCCGCGTGCGCCCGCGCATCGTCGTGCCCGCCGGCCTCGCACTCTCGGCGACGGGATACCTGGTCGTCGCACTGACCGCCGAGACGCGCTCGGTGCCCGCGATCATGATCGCGTTCGTGCTGCTGGGCGTCGGCATCGGCGCGGCCGAGACCGTCTCGAACGAACTCATCCTGAGCACGGCGCCGGCAGACCGCGCGGGCGCCGCGTCGGCGGTCTCCGAGACGGCGTACGAGCTCGGCGCGGTGCTCGGCACCGCCGTGCTCGGCAGCATCCTCACCGCGCACTACCGCCAGGTGCTCGTGGCCCTGCCGGGGCTCGACCCGTCGGCCGCGGGTGCGGCGCGCGAGACGCTCGCCGGAGCGATGGGCGAGGCCGAACGGGCGGGCGGGGAGGTCGGCGCGGCCCTCGCGGCATCCGCAGCCCATGCCTTCGAGTCGGGTATCGCGGTCACGGCGTCGATCGGGGTCGCGCTGATGCTGGCGGCCCTGCTGGTCGCGGCGACGACCCTGCGTGACACCGACGGCTGA
- a CDS encoding branched-chain amino acid aminotransferase, with product MTIHLPMADQGLQFQVTPSDHAKSDAEREAILAAPGFGQQFTDHMVDICWSEKGGWHRPRVQAYGPIQLDPAAAVLHYGQEIFEGLKAYRHADGSIHSFRPAENAARMQRSARRLALPELPTEYFIESLKQMIAVDGAWVPSAPETSLYLRPFMFAKEAFLGVRPAHKVAYYLIASPAGAYFHGGIAPVSIWLSTNYARAGRGGTGAAKTGGNYASSLLPQAEAAEKGCQQVLFLRDGTYVEELGGMNVVLVYKDGTLVTPESDSILEGITRDSVLQLAEDRGHVVERRKVTIDEWREGAASGEIVESFACGTAAVITPIGQIVAEDFTIGSPSAAAGELTMSLREELTDIQYGRREDRHGWMLRLDARGRDA from the coding sequence ATGACGATCCACCTGCCCATGGCCGACCAGGGACTCCAGTTCCAGGTGACGCCGAGCGACCACGCCAAGTCGGACGCCGAGCGCGAGGCGATCCTCGCCGCTCCCGGCTTCGGCCAGCAGTTCACCGACCACATGGTCGACATCTGCTGGTCGGAGAAGGGCGGCTGGCACCGCCCGCGCGTCCAGGCCTACGGCCCGATCCAGCTCGACCCGGCGGCCGCCGTGCTGCACTACGGCCAGGAGATCTTCGAGGGGCTGAAGGCCTACCGGCACGCCGACGGCTCGATCCACAGCTTCCGCCCGGCCGAGAACGCCGCGCGCATGCAGCGATCGGCCCGTCGCCTCGCACTGCCGGAGCTGCCGACCGAGTACTTCATCGAGTCGCTCAAGCAGATGATCGCGGTCGACGGCGCGTGGGTGCCGAGCGCGCCGGAGACGAGCCTCTACCTGCGCCCGTTCATGTTCGCCAAGGAGGCGTTCCTCGGCGTGCGGCCCGCGCACAAGGTGGCGTACTACCTCATCGCAAGTCCCGCCGGTGCGTACTTCCACGGCGGCATCGCACCGGTGTCGATCTGGCTGTCGACGAACTACGCCCGCGCGGGCCGGGGCGGCACCGGTGCGGCCAAGACCGGCGGCAACTACGCCTCGAGCCTGCTGCCGCAGGCCGAGGCCGCCGAGAAGGGCTGCCAGCAGGTGCTGTTCCTCCGCGACGGCACCTACGTCGAGGAGCTCGGCGGCATGAACGTGGTGCTCGTGTACAAGGACGGCACGCTCGTCACGCCCGAGTCCGACTCGATCCTCGAGGGCATCACGCGAGACTCGGTGCTGCAGCTCGCGGAAGACCGCGGCCACGTCGTGGAGCGCCGCAAGGTCACCATCGACGAGTGGCGCGAGGGCGCGGCATCCGGCGAGATCGTCGAGTCGTTCGCGTGCGGCACCGCCGCGGTGATCACGCCGATCGGGCAGATCGTGGCCGAGGACTTCACCATCGGGTCGCCGTCGGCTGCCGCGGGCGAGCTCACCATGTCGCTCCGGGAGGAGCTCACCGACATCCAGTACGGGCGCCGCGAGGACCGCCACGGCTGGATGCTGCGCCTCGACGCCCGAGGGCGCGACGCCTGA
- a CDS encoding TetR/AcrR family transcriptional regulator — protein sequence MARPPSAREAVLDAFERILIDDGERSATLDATAREAGVSKGGLLYHFGTKEALVEGLVVRLDRLVDDDVTAIAHAPEGAVAHFLRTSVATDSPLDRAIVATARLAQGGHPAAQAALRQTRERWLASLEPHVADPTLALAISLIGDGLYYNSALAGEAADDPVGRAQVDEIIALMERLAAD from the coding sequence ATGGCACGTCCGCCCAGCGCACGCGAAGCCGTCCTCGACGCATTCGAGCGGATCCTCATCGACGACGGCGAACGCTCGGCGACGCTCGACGCCACCGCGCGCGAGGCCGGCGTCTCCAAGGGCGGACTGCTCTACCACTTCGGCACCAAGGAGGCACTCGTCGAGGGCCTCGTGGTGCGCCTCGACCGGCTCGTCGACGACGACGTGACCGCCATCGCGCACGCGCCCGAGGGCGCCGTCGCGCACTTCCTGCGCACCTCGGTCGCCACCGACAGCCCGCTCGATCGCGCCATCGTCGCGACCGCCCGCCTCGCACAGGGCGGGCACCCGGCCGCGCAGGCCGCACTGCGGCAGACCCGCGAGCGCTGGCTCGCGTCACTCGAACCCCACGTGGCCGACCCGACGCTCGCGCTCGCGATCTCCCTCATCGGCGACGGGCTGTACTACAACTCCGCGCTCGCGGGCGAGGCGGCCGACGACCCGGTCGGGCGCGCCCAGGTCGACGAGATCATCGCCCTGATGGAGCGGCTCGCGGCCGACTGA